In the genome of Candidatus Jidaibacter acanthamoeba, one region contains:
- a CDS encoding IS481 family transposase — MDTKVKNRLKWIKLYEELGDAKEVCQHFGISRFTLRKWSKRYKERGMEGLKNISTRPKNSPLQKRDEINEEIILTLRKERKLGVRRIQSELKRLHEISLSVATIHKVLKKHEVGYLQLKRHYRKQVKRYNCKIPGERVQMDVCKIAQGVYQYTAIDDCTRYKILGIYKRRTSLNTVNFLECVIKHMPFPIQRIQTDRGQEFFAYLVQDYLKEKKIKFRPIKAFSPHLNGKVERSQRTDLDEFYTSINPNASDLPDKLKVWEEYYNKQRSHSA, encoded by the coding sequence ATGGATACCAAAGTAAAAAACCGTCTTAAATGGATCAAACTATATGAAGAACTAGGGGATGCGAAGGAAGTATGCCAGCACTTTGGGATTTCAAGGTTTACGCTAAGAAAATGGAGTAAACGCTATAAAGAAAGAGGGATGGAAGGGTTGAAAAATATAAGTACTAGGCCTAAAAATTCGCCATTACAAAAGAGGGATGAGATAAACGAAGAAATTATTCTTACTTTAAGGAAAGAAAGGAAGTTAGGAGTAAGAAGGATACAAAGTGAGTTAAAACGATTGCATGAAATATCATTATCTGTAGCTACTATACACAAAGTCTTAAAGAAGCATGAAGTAGGTTACCTACAACTAAAACGTCATTATCGTAAACAAGTTAAGCGATATAATTGTAAAATACCCGGAGAACGGGTGCAGATGGATGTTTGTAAAATAGCTCAAGGGGTTTACCAGTATACAGCGATTGATGATTGTACAAGATATAAAATATTAGGAATATATAAAAGGCGTACGTCCTTAAATACTGTTAACTTTTTAGAGTGTGTAATAAAGCACATGCCATTTCCAATACAACGTATTCAAACAGATCGTGGGCAAGAGTTTTTTGCTTATTTAGTCCAGGATTACCTAAAAGAAAAAAAGATTAAATTTCGACCTATAAAAGCTTTCTCTCCACACTTAAATGGGAAGGTAGAGAGATCACAACGTACAGATTTAGATGAGTTTTATACAAGTATTAATCCTAATGCTAGTGATCTCCCAGATAAACTTAAAGTATGGGAAGAATATTATAATAAACAAAGATCACATAGCGCTT